From Paracoccus suum, the proteins below share one genomic window:
- a CDS encoding branched-chain amino acid ABC transporter permease, with protein MLNLFALQLLNGVQYGLLLFLIAAGLTLILGIMDVVNLGHGVLYMLGAFLMVSATAATGNFWLGLLLVLPATLLIGLVLERLLFRPLYARSHLDQVLATFGLVLAVTEVCRMIWGNSPLSVAMPTALSGSVPLIAGVQFPVYRLVIIGTGLAVALGLYLVIGHTRIGMRLRAGATHRGILSALGVDVGRLFALVFAFGAMLAGFAGAIVAPLLSVDTGMGEAVLITTFVVVVIGGIGSVRGAFVAALLVGSVDTLGRSFGPLMLAKIMDPATAAQAGRTLAPMLVYLLMAAILAVRPAGLFGRPA; from the coding sequence ATGCTGAACCTGTTCGCCCTGCAACTCCTCAACGGGGTGCAATACGGGCTGCTGCTGTTCCTGATCGCCGCCGGGCTGACGCTGATCCTGGGGATCATGGATGTCGTCAACCTCGGACATGGCGTCCTTTACATGCTCGGCGCCTTCCTGATGGTCAGCGCCACCGCCGCCACGGGCAATTTCTGGCTGGGGCTGCTGCTGGTGCTGCCTGCAACCTTGCTGATCGGCCTCGTGCTGGAGCGGTTGCTGTTCCGACCGCTTTACGCGCGCAGCCACCTCGATCAGGTTCTGGCGACCTTCGGCCTGGTGCTGGCAGTCACCGAGGTCTGCCGTATGATCTGGGGAAACAGTCCGCTCTCGGTCGCGATGCCCACGGCGCTGTCCGGCTCGGTCCCGCTGATTGCCGGGGTGCAGTTTCCGGTCTATCGACTAGTCATCATCGGCACGGGCCTGGCGGTGGCATTGGGCCTTTATCTGGTCATCGGTCACACCCGCATCGGCATGCGCCTGCGCGCCGGGGCGACGCATCGTGGCATCCTGTCGGCGTTGGGCGTCGATGTGGGCCGCCTGTTCGCGCTGGTGTTCGCCTTTGGCGCCATGCTGGCCGGCTTTGCCGGCGCCATCGTCGCGCCGCTGCTGTCGGTCGATACCGGCATGGGCGAGGCGGTGCTGATCACCACGTTCGTCGTCGTGGTGATCGGCGGCATCGGCTCGGTCCGCGGCGCCTTTGTGGCGGCGCTGCTGGTCGGCAGCGTCGATACCTTGGGCCGCAGCTTTGGGCCCTTGATGCTGGCCAAGATAATGGACCCGGCGACCGCCGCGCAGGCCGGGCGCACCCTCGCCCCGATGCTGGTCTATCTGCTGATGGCCGCGATCCTCGCCGTCCGTCCGGCGGGCTTGTTTGGTCGCCCGGCATGA